TAACTCCAGACGTAGCTACCGCGGTTAAAAACGCCAAGGCTGGTCAGGTTCGTTATCGCACCGACAAAAACGGCATCATCCACACTTCCGTTGGCAAAGTCGGTTTCGACGCTGTCAAGCTGAAGGAAAACGTTGAAGCCCTGATCGCTGATCTGAAGCGTATCAAGCCAGCTTCCTCGAAAGGCATTTACGTCAAGCGCGTTACCCTGAGCACCACCATGGGTCCAGGTCTGGTCATCGACCAAGGCTCGCTCGACGCGTAAGACAAAGGTTGGCGCAAGTGATTGCGCCAATTGAAAGATTGGGGTCCCTGCCTGGCGGGGGCTATCCAAGACCGTAGGCGACGCAAGTCTTAAACCTCAAGCCTACGCAGATGGTGCTCCCGGTTCCTTACCGAATCAGACACCAAAACGACATCCGGCTTCGGTTGGATGAAACGGTAACAAGCAGGAGTTAAACCCGTGGCAATTAAACTCGAAGACAAGAAGGCCATCGTCGCTGAAGTCAACGAGGCTGCCAATGTTGCCCTGTCTGCTGTTGTGGCTGATGCCCGCGGCGTGACAGTTGGCGCTATGACCGGACTCCGTAAAGAGGCTCGTGAAGCTGGCGTTTACGTACGTGTTGTACGTAACACCCTGCTCAAGCGCGCCGTTGCTGGCACTCAATATGACGTGCTCAACGACGTGTTCACTGGCCCGACCTTGATTGCATTCTCCAAAGAACATCCGGGCGCTGCTGCTCGTATCTTCAAAGAGTTCGCAAAAGGTCAGGATAAGTTCGAGATCAAGGCAGCTGCGTTCGAGGGCAAGTTCCTCGCAGCTAATCAGATCGACGTACTGGCAAGTCTGCCGACCCGTGACGAAGCAATTTCTCAGCTGATGAGCGTGATTCAAGGCGCAACCAGCAAATTGGCTCGTACTCTGGCGGCCCTTCGCGACCAGAAAGAAGCTGCCGCAGCCTAAGGCTGAGCAACTCCTTTCAGCGTTTATTGTTTATTTCGATGGCCGCGTAGGCTGTCACCCCAATACAGGAATTTATAGTCATGTCTCTGACTAACGACCAAATCATCGAAGCAATCGGCGAAAAATCCGTTCTGGAAATCGTTGAGCTGATCAAGGCTATGGAAGAGAAGTTCGGCGTTTCCGCTGCCGCTGCTTCCGCTGGTCCAGCTGCTGTTGCTGCCGTTGCTGAAGAGCAAACTGAATTCAACGTCATGCTGCTGGAAGCTGGCGAGAAGAAAGTTAACGTGATCAAGGCAGTACGTGAACTGACCGGTCTGGGCTTGAAAGAAGCCAAGGCTGTAGTTGACGGCGCTCCTGGCGTGGTTCTGGAAGCTGTATCGAAAGACGCAGCTGACAAAGCCAAAGCCACTCTGGAAGAAGCAGGCGCTAAAGTCGAGCTGAAGTAAGCATCGACTTTGCGTCTCCAGCCCGAGCGTTAAGCGAAAGGCTGATGGCTGGTGGCTCTTGCCACCGGCCTTTTTCCGTTATTGGCAGCCGACTGGGTCGGTGCTGATAACGAGCTGTAACCACCCGATGCGGTGGAGCAAACCATGGGGTTTGCACGATTTTCTGGCTGCTCCCGTCGGGAGGGGCCAAACAAGCAGGTGACCAAGCTGGGGAACGCTGATGGCTTACTCATATACTGAGAAAAAACGTATCCGCAAGGACTTTAGCAAGTTGCCGGACGTCATGGATGTGCCGTACCTCCTGGCCATCCAGCTGGATTCGTATCGTGAATTCTTGCAAGCGGGAGCGACTAAAGATCAGTTCCGCGACGTGGGCCTGCATGCGGCCTTCAAATCCGTTTTCCCGATCATCAGCTACTCCGGCAATGCTGCGCTGGAGTACGTCGGTTATCGCCTGGGCGAACCGGCATTTGATGTCAAAGAATGCGTATTGCGCGGTGT
The window above is part of the Pseudomonas prosekii genome. Proteins encoded here:
- the rplL gene encoding 50S ribosomal protein L7/L12; amino-acid sequence: MSLTNDQIIEAIGEKSVLEIVELIKAMEEKFGVSAAAASAGPAAVAAVAEEQTEFNVMLLEAGEKKVNVIKAVRELTGLGLKEAKAVVDGAPGVVLEAVSKDAADKAKATLEEAGAKVELK
- the rplJ gene encoding 50S ribosomal protein L10 — its product is MAIKLEDKKAIVAEVNEAANVALSAVVADARGVTVGAMTGLRKEAREAGVYVRVVRNTLLKRAVAGTQYDVLNDVFTGPTLIAFSKEHPGAAARIFKEFAKGQDKFEIKAAAFEGKFLAANQIDVLASLPTRDEAISQLMSVIQGATSKLARTLAALRDQKEAAAA